A single genomic interval of Plantibacter sp. Leaf314 harbors:
- a CDS encoding VOC family protein, with protein MRLAATRIITDDVDRMVAFYERVTGVTAARLHPLFAEVRTDTGTLAIASSATIPLLGENAAAPRANRSVILDLLVDDVDAIYATLQGVVETFVNEPTDMPWGNRSLLFRDPDGNLVNVFTPITADAGERVAS; from the coding sequence ATGCGACTCGCAGCCACCCGGATCATCACCGACGACGTGGACCGCATGGTTGCGTTCTACGAACGAGTCACCGGCGTGACCGCGGCACGCTTGCATCCGCTCTTCGCCGAGGTGCGCACCGACACCGGCACCCTCGCGATCGCCAGTTCCGCGACCATTCCGCTGCTGGGTGAGAACGCTGCCGCGCCGCGTGCCAACCGGTCCGTCATCCTCGACCTGCTCGTCGACGACGTCGATGCGATCTACGCGACGCTGCAGGGCGTCGTGGAGACGTTCGTGAACGAGCCGACGGACATGCCGTGGGGCAACCGGTCGCTCCTGTTCCGTGACCCCGACGGCAACCTCGTGAACGTCTTCACGCCGATCACCGCTGACGCAGGTGAACGCGTCGCATCGTGA
- a CDS encoding YafY family protein, with protein MARSGSSTSRALQLLELLQSAEIRTVPELAERLGVDERTVRRTVQRLVDMEVPIESVRGRYGGYRLAGGRGVSPLMLTDEEAVAVFLGLSEAQSTSGSPDVAAQIALAKIRRSLPAASLERIEAVIDAAALNQSRLDVPDAGILLTVSDALRSRRPLELRYRNVEETPSRRTVHPLDLLVHAGRWYLDAFDVERAEDRTFRVDRIRSARTLPGVLSTPVSRAERPRLVDRFAGADYRWHIRLRIQATVPQIRAHLPESVAMVESIEDAPGWHRLSIRAKRLDWLPAVIAGLGDHAVIVDEPEDLRNLLHATATRMLRIARGADTAPPVAD; from the coding sequence ATGGCACGATCGGGCTCGTCGACCTCTCGCGCGCTGCAGCTCCTCGAGTTGCTCCAGTCGGCGGAGATCCGCACCGTGCCTGAACTGGCCGAGCGGTTGGGCGTCGATGAGCGCACCGTGCGCCGCACCGTGCAGCGTCTCGTGGACATGGAGGTGCCGATCGAGTCGGTGCGAGGCCGCTACGGCGGGTACCGCCTGGCCGGCGGACGCGGAGTGTCGCCGCTGATGCTCACTGACGAGGAGGCGGTCGCCGTCTTCCTCGGCTTGAGCGAAGCCCAGTCGACCTCCGGCTCCCCGGATGTCGCGGCGCAGATCGCTCTCGCGAAGATCCGGCGTTCCCTCCCCGCCGCATCCCTGGAGCGCATCGAAGCGGTCATCGACGCCGCAGCGTTGAACCAGTCGCGCCTCGACGTACCTGATGCCGGCATCCTGCTCACCGTCTCCGACGCACTTCGCTCGCGGCGTCCGCTGGAGTTGCGCTACCGCAACGTGGAGGAAACGCCTTCGCGCCGCACGGTGCATCCACTCGACCTGCTCGTCCATGCCGGTCGCTGGTACTTGGATGCGTTCGACGTCGAGCGAGCGGAGGACCGCACCTTCCGTGTCGACCGGATCCGATCCGCGCGGACGCTGCCCGGCGTGCTCTCGACCCCGGTATCCCGAGCGGAGCGTCCTCGACTCGTCGACCGCTTCGCGGGGGCGGACTACCGATGGCACATCCGGTTGCGCATCCAGGCGACCGTCCCGCAGATTCGGGCCCACCTCCCAGAGAGCGTGGCCATGGTGGAGTCGATCGAGGACGCACCCGGCTGGCATCGGCTTTCGATCCGAGCCAAACGCCTCGACTGGCTTCCAGCGGTGATCGCCGGGCTGGGAGATCACGCGGTGATCGTCGACGAACCTGAAGACCTCAGAAACCTCCTCCACGCGACAGCGACGCGGATGCTCCGCATCGCTCGCGGTGCTGACACGGCACCACCAGTCGCCGACTAG
- a CDS encoding NADPH-dependent FMN reductase has translation MSDLRIAIILGSTRPGRNGKAVADWVVEQAAGRSASYELIDLLDHPLPLLDEPTPPSFGAYENEHTKAWAATIAPYDGFVFVTPEYNHSTSAVLKNAIDYLYAEWNNKAAGFVAWGSLGGARAIEHLRGISAELQIADVRQQLSFSLFADFEDFSTFTPGPQHTEAAGVLFDQLEAWAGALKPLRA, from the coding sequence ATGTCAGACCTCCGTATCGCCATCATCCTCGGCAGCACCCGCCCGGGCCGCAACGGCAAGGCCGTCGCCGATTGGGTCGTCGAGCAGGCCGCCGGTCGGAGCGCCAGCTACGAGCTCATCGACCTGCTCGACCACCCCCTGCCCCTCCTCGACGAGCCGACGCCGCCGTCGTTCGGCGCGTACGAGAACGAGCACACGAAGGCCTGGGCGGCGACGATCGCGCCCTACGACGGATTCGTCTTCGTCACGCCCGAGTACAACCACTCCACGTCCGCTGTCCTGAAGAACGCCATCGACTACCTGTACGCCGAGTGGAACAACAAGGCCGCCGGGTTCGTGGCATGGGGCAGCCTCGGCGGCGCACGCGCGATCGAGCACCTTCGCGGCATCAGCGCCGAACTGCAGATCGCGGATGTGCGGCAGCAGCTGAGCTTCTCGCTCTTCGCCGACTTCGAGGACTTCAGCACCTTCACGCCCGGGCCGCAGCACACCGAGGCCGCCGGGGTGCTCTTCGACCAGCTCGAGGCGTGGGCGGGCGCTCTGAAACCACTCCGCGCCTGA
- a CDS encoding YciI family protein, protein MRFMMFVLADPVPDDPTDDSDVDHWVEELDTTGRRLLGDVLDPSEARGVRVRAGERLVTNGPIPGATDTLWGFDILDCADLDEALDIAARHPMARNGRLELRPFPGA, encoded by the coding sequence ATGCGATTCATGATGTTCGTCCTCGCGGACCCCGTGCCCGACGACCCCACCGACGATTCGGATGTCGACCACTGGGTCGAGGAGCTCGACACGACGGGGCGACGTCTCCTCGGCGACGTACTCGATCCGAGTGAGGCGCGCGGCGTCCGTGTCCGCGCCGGCGAGCGCCTCGTCACCAATGGCCCGATCCCGGGCGCGACCGACACCCTCTGGGGCTTCGACATCCTCGACTGCGCCGACCTCGACGAGGCGCTCGACATCGCCGCCCGCCACCCGATGGCTCGCAACGGCCGCCTGGAGCTGCGCCCCTTCCCGGGCGCGTAG
- a CDS encoding NAD(P)/FAD-dependent oxidoreductase, with translation MSGSDEASASRPSADARFDTVVVGAGVAGLVAARLLAAAGRTVVVLEARDRVGGRVSTERRDGLVTDLGASWVHGVTDSAVAAAAEAFGMRTVEFTVGGYQPDSRPITYYGPDGEHLSDADARGFAKDVHALDATLLGVVAESAPDASYRDVTEAALALQAWDAERVQRVREYLEHRSEEQYGAWIEDLAAHGLDDDAIDGDEVVFPDGYDVLPRRLSEGLDVRLEHVVTSVRWSADGVEVAAQGPLGGLVLHAGSAVVTVPVGVLQSEAFTIDPPLPEPVAGALSRLRMNAFEKVFLRFERRFWDDDVYAVRQQGPESRRWHSWYDLTSAHGSPTLLTFAAGPTAVEIRDWEDSRVVESILEQLRRLYGERVEEPTEVHVTRWHEDPFTRGSYAYMTVGSTTEDHDALATPVGGVLHLAGEATWTDDPATVSAALHSGHRAAERVLGQAIPIDTLWRDDSAVPVAAEA, from the coding sequence ATGAGCGGGTCTGACGAGGCGTCCGCATCCCGCCCGTCCGCTGACGCCCGCTTCGACACGGTCGTCGTGGGCGCGGGTGTCGCCGGCCTCGTCGCCGCGCGGCTCCTCGCGGCCGCCGGTCGAACGGTCGTCGTGCTCGAGGCGCGGGACCGGGTCGGCGGGCGCGTGTCGACCGAGCGCCGCGACGGCCTGGTGACCGATCTCGGTGCGTCGTGGGTGCACGGGGTGACGGACAGTGCCGTCGCTGCGGCGGCCGAGGCGTTCGGGATGCGGACGGTGGAATTCACCGTCGGCGGTTACCAACCCGACAGCCGGCCGATCACCTACTACGGTCCCGACGGCGAGCACCTGTCGGACGCCGACGCTCGCGGCTTCGCCAAGGACGTCCACGCGCTCGACGCGACCCTGCTCGGGGTGGTCGCCGAGTCCGCTCCTGACGCCTCGTATCGCGACGTGACCGAGGCGGCACTCGCCCTGCAGGCGTGGGACGCCGAGCGGGTGCAGCGGGTCCGCGAGTACCTGGAGCATCGTTCGGAGGAGCAGTACGGCGCGTGGATCGAGGATCTCGCGGCGCACGGCCTCGACGACGACGCGATCGACGGCGACGAGGTCGTGTTCCCCGACGGCTACGACGTGCTCCCCCGACGGCTGTCCGAGGGGCTCGACGTGCGCCTGGAGCACGTGGTGACGAGCGTCCGGTGGTCCGCGGACGGCGTCGAGGTCGCTGCCCAGGGGCCGTTGGGCGGGCTGGTGCTGCACGCGGGCTCGGCGGTGGTGACGGTGCCGGTCGGTGTGTTGCAGTCGGAGGCGTTCACGATCGATCCCCCGCTGCCGGAGCCGGTGGCAGGTGCGCTCTCCCGGTTGCGGATGAACGCGTTCGAGAAGGTGTTCCTCCGGTTCGAGCGGCGGTTCTGGGACGACGACGTCTACGCCGTCAGGCAGCAGGGGCCGGAGAGTCGTCGCTGGCACTCCTGGTACGACCTGACGTCGGCGCACGGCTCACCGACACTGCTCACCTTCGCCGCCGGCCCGACGGCCGTGGAGATCCGGGATTGGGAGGACTCGCGCGTCGTGGAGTCGATCCTCGAGCAGCTGCGGCGCCTCTACGGCGAGCGCGTCGAGGAACCAACGGAGGTGCACGTCACCCGCTGGCACGAGGACCCCTTCACCCGTGGGTCCTACGCCTACATGACCGTCGGCTCGACGACCGAGGACCACGACGCCCTCGCGACCCCGGTCGGCGGCGTCCTGCACCTCGCTGGCGAGGCGACGTGGACGGACGACCCGGCGACGGTGTCGGCCGCCCTGCACTCCGGGCATCGCGCCGCCGAGCGGGTCCTCGGCCAGGCCATCCCCATCGACACCCTCTGGCGCGACGACAGCGCAGTACCGGTCGCCGCCGAGGCCTGA
- a CDS encoding dihydrofolate reductase family protein — MGRIHIDLFMTLDGVAQAPGGPEEDPSGGFPFGGWQAPLIDEVDGQQIDAGMVGMDALLLGRRTYDIFAGYWPQQEGGQDDGIARLFNRLPKVVALREPRDLAWANSTQLGPDLPKAVRDLRERHAQIHVIGSLDLVQTLFAEALFDQLNLWVYPITLGTGKRVFADGTVPSLLRLLGPATTSPAGTVHLRYERVDGAPATGDMGDPR; from the coding sequence ATGGGGCGCATCCACATCGACCTCTTCATGACCCTCGACGGCGTCGCTCAGGCGCCGGGTGGGCCCGAGGAGGATCCCAGCGGCGGGTTCCCGTTCGGCGGGTGGCAGGCGCCGCTCATCGACGAGGTCGACGGTCAGCAGATCGATGCCGGCATGGTCGGCATGGACGCCCTCCTCCTCGGACGACGGACCTACGACATCTTCGCCGGGTACTGGCCGCAGCAGGAAGGAGGTCAGGACGACGGCATCGCCAGGCTCTTCAACCGCCTGCCGAAGGTCGTCGCGTTGCGTGAGCCGCGGGACCTGGCGTGGGCGAACTCGACACAGCTCGGACCCGACCTCCCGAAGGCCGTTCGGGACCTGCGCGAGCGTCACGCGCAGATCCACGTCATCGGCAGTCTCGATCTCGTGCAGACCCTCTTCGCGGAGGCCCTGTTCGATCAGCTGAACCTCTGGGTGTATCCGATCACGCTCGGCACGGGCAAGCGCGTCTTCGCCGACGGGACGGTGCCGTCGTTGTTGCGACTGCTGGGACCGGCGACCACCTCGCCCGCCGGCACCGTCCACCTCCGCTATGAGCGCGTGGACGGCGCACCGGCGACCGGCGACATGGGTGACCCTCGATGA
- a CDS encoding glutathione peroxidase — protein MTDLDTIPVTTLDGRDTTLAEWDGKAKLVVNVASRCGLAPQYEKLEALQKEYADRGFTVIGFPSNQFLQELGDNEKIAEYCSATWGVTFPMMDKVKVNGRNRHPLYQELVKTADANGKAGNVKWNFEKFLIAPDGTVHRFRPTTEPDAPEVIAAIEESLPA, from the coding sequence ATGACCGATCTGGACACCATCCCCGTCACCACCCTCGACGGCCGCGACACCACCCTGGCGGAGTGGGACGGTAAGGCGAAACTCGTCGTCAACGTCGCCAGCCGCTGTGGTCTCGCCCCGCAGTACGAGAAGCTCGAGGCCCTCCAGAAGGAGTACGCCGACCGCGGCTTCACTGTGATCGGCTTCCCGAGCAACCAGTTCCTGCAGGAGCTCGGCGACAACGAGAAGATCGCCGAATACTGCTCGGCCACCTGGGGTGTCACCTTCCCGATGATGGACAAGGTGAAGGTCAACGGCCGGAACCGTCACCCGCTCTACCAGGAGCTCGTGAAGACCGCCGACGCCAACGGCAAGGCCGGCAACGTCAAGTGGAACTTCGAGAAGTTCCTCATCGCCCCCGACGGCACCGTGCACCGCTTCCGTCCGACGACCGAACCCGATGCTCCCGAGGTCATCGCGGCGATCGAGGAGAGCCTGCCCGCCTAG
- a CDS encoding oxidoreductase, with protein sequence MSAWTTADIPDQYGRTVIVTGANSGIGAVTARELAAHGATVILACRDIEKGARAASTMTGDVEVRRLDLADLASVRRFAEGVDGVDVLVNNAGVMAVPERRTADGFEMQIGTNFLGPFALTGLLLDRITTRVVTLSSAAHRAGTIDLADLNWRSRRYRRWAAYGQSKLADLMFSAELQRRLTANGSPVLSVAAHPGFASTELQSHTESAQGPLLGWGTRLLGQSAEMGALPTLYAAVSPDVEPGGYYGPSGFGEMRGDPKPVGRSSAARDEHVAAELWSTAEALTGVTFA encoded by the coding sequence ATGAGCGCTTGGACGACAGCAGACATCCCCGACCAGTACGGCCGCACCGTGATCGTGACCGGCGCGAACAGCGGGATCGGGGCCGTCACGGCTCGGGAACTCGCCGCGCACGGCGCAACCGTCATCCTCGCCTGCCGCGACATCGAGAAGGGTGCGCGGGCCGCGTCGACGATGACGGGCGATGTCGAGGTGCGCCGGCTCGACCTCGCCGACCTCGCATCGGTCCGCCGCTTTGCCGAGGGCGTCGATGGGGTCGACGTGCTCGTGAACAACGCCGGGGTCATGGCGGTGCCCGAGCGCCGCACGGCCGACGGCTTCGAGATGCAGATCGGTACCAACTTCCTCGGCCCCTTCGCGCTCACCGGCCTGCTGTTGGACCGCATCACGACGCGGGTCGTGACCCTGTCGAGCGCCGCCCACCGGGCCGGCACGATCGACCTGGCCGATCTCAACTGGCGGAGCCGGAGGTACCGACGCTGGGCCGCCTACGGCCAGTCGAAACTCGCCGACCTCATGTTCTCGGCCGAGCTGCAGCGACGCCTCACGGCGAACGGCTCCCCCGTGCTGTCCGTCGCGGCGCACCCCGGCTTCGCGTCGACCGAACTCCAGTCCCACACCGAGTCCGCGCAGGGACCGCTCCTCGGTTGGGGAACGCGACTCCTCGGTCAGAGCGCCGAGATGGGTGCGCTCCCGACGCTCTACGCGGCGGTGTCGCCGGACGTCGAACCGGGCGGCTACTACGGACCGAGCGGCTTCGGTGAGATGCGCGGCGATCCGAAGCCCGTCGGCCGGAGCTCGGCGGCGCGCGACGAACACGTCGCCGCCGAACTCTGGTCCACGGCGGAGGCTCTCACCGGCGTGACCTTCGCCTGA
- a CDS encoding PadR family transcriptional regulator: MWQMMEQLRSKFEKSAGSRAGRGDVRSAVLALLAEQPMHGYQIIREIDERSGGSWKPSAGSVYPTLQLLSDEGIITAEESGGRKTYALTEAGRDEVAESGATAPWQTGESSEHPGITALPKAGVELAQAAAQVGRTGSPEQVQQAVAVLDEARKRLYAILAQD; the protein is encoded by the coding sequence ATGTGGCAGATGATGGAACAGCTGCGTTCCAAGTTCGAGAAGAGCGCCGGATCGCGCGCGGGCCGCGGCGACGTCCGCTCCGCCGTGCTGGCCCTGCTGGCCGAGCAGCCGATGCACGGCTACCAGATCATCCGCGAGATCGACGAGCGCAGTGGCGGCTCCTGGAAGCCGAGCGCCGGCTCGGTCTACCCGACCCTGCAGCTGCTCTCCGACGAGGGCATCATCACGGCCGAGGAGTCGGGCGGTCGGAAGACCTACGCCCTGACCGAGGCCGGCCGCGACGAGGTCGCCGAGTCCGGAGCGACCGCTCCGTGGCAGACCGGTGAGTCGTCCGAGCACCCCGGCATCACCGCGCTGCCGAAGGCCGGCGTCGAGCTGGCCCAGGCTGCCGCGCAGGTCGGCCGGACCGGTTCGCCCGAGCAGGTCCAGCAGGCCGTCGCGGTCCTCGACGAAGCTCGCAAGCGCCTCTACGCGATCCTCGCCCAGGACTGA
- a CDS encoding AarF/ABC1/UbiB kinase family protein gives MRAGVHTGPPADGRARYRRILRFASWHLANAWWFEIVLPRFGLIKLTERTRTRRMQRFARRFHVLAVDLGGLMIKVGQFMSSRLDVLPPEITKELEGLQDEVPPVAFPEIRALAESELRVPLSQVFSTIDERAVAAASLGQAHRAHLVPSLAADSGLDAVVLKVQRPGIDRIVAVDLAALRKVGGWLRRVRLVSDRVDMPALVEEFAATSLEEIDYLHEAASSERFAADFAGDDRVGVPAVVWERTSQRVLTLEDVTAIKITDTEALLAAGIDPAEVAPVFAAVMFDQLFTNGFFHADPHPGNIFVTPISAAPGERSWKLTFIDFGMMGEVPPTTRRGLRKLLIAAASRDGKGLVGAIRDLGVLLPSADTTELERAMTALFGRFGGMGFAELRDVDPKEFRDFGNQFSEVVRALPFQLPENFLLIIRAISLTSGVCSSLDPQFNLWDSVEPYAAQLLRDERGNVVQDLGREALEIATVAARLPKRLDAVITRVEDGSVAVTNPRLEQRIARLDRTTGRVVSAVLFAALLVAGTVLRIDDAVLGTVFMSVSALPLLHALFSGRRGR, from the coding sequence GTGCGGGCCGGTGTCCACACCGGCCCGCCCGCCGACGGGCGCGCGCGGTACCGCCGCATCCTCAGGTTCGCGAGCTGGCATCTGGCCAACGCATGGTGGTTCGAGATCGTGCTGCCGCGCTTCGGGCTCATCAAGCTGACCGAGCGCACCCGCACGCGCCGGATGCAGCGGTTCGCCCGCCGCTTCCACGTGCTCGCCGTCGATCTCGGCGGACTCATGATCAAGGTCGGGCAGTTCATGTCGTCCCGGCTCGACGTCCTGCCGCCGGAGATCACCAAGGAGCTCGAAGGCCTGCAGGACGAGGTGCCGCCGGTCGCGTTCCCGGAGATCCGCGCGCTCGCCGAGTCGGAGCTCCGTGTGCCCCTGTCGCAGGTGTTCTCCACCATCGACGAACGGGCGGTGGCCGCCGCCTCCCTCGGCCAGGCCCACCGCGCACATCTCGTCCCCTCGCTTGCGGCGGACTCCGGCCTCGACGCCGTCGTGCTCAAGGTGCAGCGTCCCGGTATCGACCGGATCGTCGCCGTCGACCTCGCCGCGCTGCGGAAGGTCGGCGGATGGCTCCGGCGCGTCCGCCTCGTCTCGGACCGCGTCGACATGCCTGCGCTCGTCGAGGAGTTCGCCGCGACGAGCCTGGAGGAGATCGACTACCTCCACGAGGCCGCCAGTTCCGAACGCTTCGCCGCCGACTTCGCCGGTGACGACCGCGTGGGCGTCCCCGCCGTCGTGTGGGAACGGACCTCGCAACGCGTGCTGACGCTCGAGGACGTCACCGCGATCAAGATCACCGACACCGAGGCGCTCCTGGCCGCCGGGATCGATCCGGCCGAGGTGGCCCCGGTGTTCGCGGCGGTCATGTTCGACCAGCTGTTCACCAACGGGTTCTTCCACGCCGATCCGCACCCCGGCAACATCTTCGTCACGCCGATCTCCGCCGCCCCGGGTGAGCGCTCCTGGAAACTGACGTTCATCGACTTCGGCATGATGGGCGAGGTCCCGCCGACGACGCGGCGCGGCCTGCGGAAGCTCCTCATCGCCGCCGCCTCCCGCGACGGCAAGGGACTCGTCGGCGCGATCCGCGACCTCGGGGTCCTCCTGCCCTCGGCGGACACGACCGAGCTGGAGCGCGCGATGACGGCCCTCTTCGGGCGGTTCGGCGGCATGGGGTTCGCCGAGCTCCGCGACGTCGACCCGAAGGAGTTCCGCGACTTCGGCAACCAGTTCAGCGAGGTCGTGCGGGCGCTGCCGTTCCAGCTGCCGGAGAACTTCCTGCTCATCATCCGTGCCATCTCGCTCACCTCGGGCGTCTGCAGTTCGCTCGATCCCCAGTTCAACCTGTGGGACTCCGTCGAGCCGTACGCGGCGCAGCTCCTGCGCGACGAACGCGGCAACGTCGTCCAGGACCTCGGCCGGGAGGCGCTCGAGATCGCGACGGTCGCGGCCCGACTGCCGAAGCGTCTCGACGCGGTCATCACGCGGGTCGAGGACGGCTCCGTCGCCGTCACCAACCCGCGGTTGGAGCAGCGGATCGCACGACTCGATCGCACGACGGGCAGGGTCGTCTCGGCGGTGCTGTTCGCCGCCCTGCTCGTGGCCGGCACCGTCCTCCGGATCGACGACGCCGTGCTCGGCACCGTCTTCATGTCGGTCTCCGCCCTGCCACTGCTCCACGCGTTGTTCTCCGGACGTCGCGGGCGGTAG
- a CDS encoding CaiB/BaiF CoA-transferase family protein, protein MIDEDLRVRLADLGGFDTERGSLAGVVVVDVTRVVAGPYCSMVLADLGATVIKVEHPDEPDYTRTFPPLLPAADDADGQPVEDPALSGFFAQYNRNKLGVTANLRHPSGAALLEHLVARADVLVENFRPGTMDRLGLGYERLREVNPRLVYAALSGYGQTGPSRGRPAYDNSAQATGGLWSMNGPAGGPPTRVGTIIGDLAASLYGTIGVLAALRHAESTGDGQLVDISQQDSVLTLTENAVVAYTTEGTMPTPLGNAHPFVRPYEAFPCRDGFVFFGGYTDKFWKLSCELFGGPDEYEAHPDLQAMADRFDEEVYERAVRPIIERWFADRTKAELEALAGDLVPLSAVKDIGEVVADPQIVARDMVVETAYPGFGPLRTFGSPVKLQGTPPRTTGRAPATGAHTAAVLRELLDYDQAAIDELRSAGTI, encoded by the coding sequence ATGATCGACGAGGATCTGCGGGTCCGGCTCGCCGACCTCGGCGGGTTCGACACGGAACGCGGTTCGCTCGCCGGGGTCGTCGTGGTCGACGTGACCCGGGTCGTCGCCGGGCCGTACTGCTCGATGGTCCTCGCGGACCTCGGAGCCACGGTGATCAAGGTCGAACACCCGGACGAACCCGACTACACCCGCACGTTCCCGCCGTTGCTGCCGGCTGCGGACGACGCCGACGGGCAGCCGGTCGAGGACCCGGCGCTCAGCGGGTTCTTCGCACAGTACAACCGCAACAAGCTCGGCGTCACGGCCAACCTCCGGCACCCGTCCGGCGCCGCGCTCCTCGAACATCTGGTGGCCAGGGCCGACGTCCTCGTCGAGAACTTCCGACCGGGCACGATGGACCGGCTCGGGCTCGGGTACGAGCGGCTCCGAGAGGTCAACCCGCGCCTCGTCTACGCCGCGCTCAGCGGATACGGCCAGACCGGACCGTCCCGTGGTCGACCGGCCTACGACAACAGCGCCCAGGCGACCGGAGGTCTCTGGTCGATGAACGGGCCGGCCGGTGGCCCACCGACACGGGTCGGCACGATCATCGGCGACCTCGCGGCCAGTCTCTACGGCACCATCGGCGTCCTCGCTGCACTCCGACACGCCGAGAGCACCGGGGACGGGCAGCTCGTCGACATCTCGCAGCAGGACTCGGTGCTCACCCTGACCGAGAACGCCGTCGTGGCGTATACGACCGAGGGCACGATGCCGACCCCGCTCGGCAACGCCCACCCGTTCGTGCGCCCGTACGAGGCGTTCCCCTGCCGGGACGGCTTCGTTTTCTTCGGCGGGTACACCGACAAGTTCTGGAAGCTGTCCTGCGAGCTGTTCGGCGGTCCGGACGAGTACGAGGCCCATCCGGACCTCCAGGCGATGGCGGACCGGTTCGACGAGGAGGTCTACGAGCGGGCGGTCCGTCCGATCATCGAGCGCTGGTTCGCGGATCGCACGAAGGCGGAACTGGAGGCGCTCGCCGGGGACCTCGTCCCGCTCAGTGCCGTCAAGGACATCGGCGAGGTGGTAGCCGACCCGCAGATCGTCGCCAGGGACATGGTCGTCGAGACCGCCTACCCGGGCTTCGGCCCGCTCCGGACGTTCGGTTCCCCCGTCAAGCTGCAGGGAACCCCACCGCGGACGACCGGCCGGGCGCCGGCGACCGGGGCCCACACGGCCGCGGTCCTCCGGGAGCTGCTCGACTACGATCAAGCAGCCATCGACGAGCTCCGCTCCGCCGGGACCATCTGA
- a CDS encoding enoyl-CoA hydratase/isomerase family protein, giving the protein MDGVRLDRSGATAVITIDRPDKLNALTLAMYDQLGAAFAEVRDDPRIGVAILTGAGERAFCVGADLGESIPALAEGRFDISEWDAAHQKHTTLDKPVIGAVNGLCLGGGFEILLSTDIRVAADHATFALPETGIGVVPAGGTLSRLVRQIPYAFAMDLMLRGGRIDAATAARYGIVNQVVPAAELTDTAHRLADELLARSGAALATVKRAVRELSALPLEEAFHREAVLGQAAFTSDDARAGLAAFAARTPPVFPSRAS; this is encoded by the coding sequence ATGGACGGCGTCCGCCTCGACCGCTCCGGAGCGACGGCCGTCATCACCATCGATCGCCCGGACAAGCTCAACGCGCTGACCCTCGCGATGTACGACCAGCTCGGCGCGGCGTTCGCCGAGGTCCGCGACGATCCCCGGATCGGCGTCGCGATCCTGACGGGGGCGGGGGAGCGGGCGTTCTGCGTCGGCGCAGACCTCGGGGAGTCGATCCCTGCGCTGGCCGAGGGGCGATTCGACATCAGCGAGTGGGACGCCGCCCACCAGAAGCACACCACCCTCGACAAACCGGTCATCGGGGCGGTCAACGGCCTCTGCCTCGGAGGCGGGTTCGAGATCCTGCTGTCCACCGACATCCGTGTCGCCGCCGACCACGCGACGTTCGCGCTGCCCGAGACGGGGATCGGTGTGGTGCCTGCAGGAGGCACCCTCAGCCGGTTGGTGCGTCAGATCCCGTACGCCTTCGCCATGGACCTCATGTTGCGCGGCGGGCGGATCGACGCTGCGACGGCCGCCCGGTACGGCATCGTCAACCAGGTGGTCCCGGCCGCCGAGCTGACGGACACCGCGCACCGCCTCGCGGACGAGCTCCTCGCGCGGAGCGGTGCCGCGCTCGCCACGGTCAAACGTGCGGTGCGGGAGCTGTCCGCGTTGCCGCTGGAGGAGGCCTTCCACCGTGAGGCGGTGCTCGGACAGGCCGCGTTCACGAGCGACGACGCACGGGCCGGCCTGGCGGCGTTCGCCGCGCGCACGCCACCGGTCTTCCCCTCACGGGCGTCCTAG